One stretch of Candidatus Woesearchaeota archaeon DNA includes these proteins:
- the truD gene encoding tRNA pseudouridine(13) synthase TruD, with amino-acid sequence MQLKYKNQDFFVKEILDINKFLEKDEKGCCYHYFILKKDGWNTFDILRKLADILDINLKDFGYAGNKDKDAVTEQYISIRTFSNPEQKLKSIKLKDVSFEYLGKGKKPISLGDLEGNFFDIVVRNLKKKYEEIKSFKNYYGDQRFGMDKNNIIIGRALLKKDYKTVTELLKLKPKYTDYIAALNEYDKRELKFYVSAFQSYLWNRLDKPLDVIGFDYEGEEYNNLLAGEGLTKKDFIFKELPFLSADSSKRVYQQEVQIETVNFAEDEFFPKSWKQEIRFFLPKGCYATVLVEQMFKD; translated from the coding sequence ATGCAACTAAAGTATAAGAATCAAGATTTTTTTGTTAAAGAAATTTTAGATATTAATAAATTCTTAGAAAAAGATGAAAAAGGTTGTTGTTATCATTATTTTATCTTAAAAAAAGATGGCTGGAATACTTTTGATATTTTAAGAAAACTTGCAGATATTCTAGATATTAACTTAAAAGACTTTGGATATGCAGGTAATAAAGACAAAGATGCAGTAACAGAACAATATATTTCAATAAGAACTTTTTCAAATCCAGAACAGAAATTAAAATCAATAAAACTCAAAGATGTTAGTTTTGAATATCTTGGTAAAGGTAAAAAACCTATTTCTTTAGGAGACTTAGAAGGAAACTTCTTTGATATTGTAGTTAGAAATCTAAAAAAGAAATATGAAGAAATTAAAAGTTTTAAAAATTATTATGGAGATCAAAGATTTGGAATGGATAAGAACAATATTATTATTGGTCGAGCTTTATTAAAAAAAGATTATAAAACTGTAACAGAACTATTAAAACTTAAACCTAAATACACAGACTATATTGCTGCTTTAAATGAATATGATAAAAGAGAGTTAAAATTCTATGTCTCTGCATTTCAATCTTATCTTTGGAATAGATTAGATAAACCCTTAGATGTAATTGGATTTGATTACGAAGGTGAAGAATACAATAATTTACTTGCTGGAGAAGGTTTAACAAAGAAAGATTTTATATTCAAAGAGCTTCCATTTTTAAGTGCAGATTCTTCAAAAAGAGTATATCAACAAGAAGTACAAATAGAAACTGTAAACTTTGCAGAAGACGAATTCTTTCCAAAATCATGGAAGCAAGAGATTAGATTCTTTTTACCTAAGGGATGTTATGCAACAGTTTTAGTAGAACAAATGTTTAAAGATTAG
- a CDS encoding thrombospondin type-1 domain-containing protein — translation MNKISKIGILVFLLVSIIFTSIFIFANSAPNIHYAEPSTGNVWSNSKNLTDQTSYAQDIQIAIDSSGNVHAVWSDTELNSDTSNTDEVHYSMYNTTSKAWERDSWPSVDINSPSSNASIAVNSTDSPFVVWIDYRDSEAQGRVYYNIYDDAAQNWTNNSVLMDNTSARAYSVDVAIGFNDTILVVWDDDRDTDLSGNYFETYYRLFNNTMEWENETNLTVDDDLDTGIPKVVAGYDDMYYIVYNDFGDNTAYEVELRTINASNNSYSDIPPIITSPDTANSLRADLAVTVDNTVHVVWEDARAGAEGIYYRTYNLETDTLGTETFLSGGYGSSAVNPSISANGTDLFVVWRYTNVSTRMIALTEYKNSAWTIPQNISINSATNAAKPAVASDKNGNAYIFDYDDYPGISTDIPNIFFFTKTKSELVNISKRSTISFNITAIDTDSDAIDYLWYFDDYGNATTDNFTYISNGSDTGWHNITVYVNSSNQLATTDFWNLSIYNIIPTCAVIPTTSWVQDTSQTLNLSLYITDLDEDAINYTYTEVDNIAIATDNDTEIATLTPTAGWTGSVGIVFSGWDEENEGVDCSNATFTVTASTPTSTPGGGSSGGGGGGSSTILSCTKQWSCSQWSDCTEKGIQTRTCSCSCSDGKCLGDHSEFKFCSYSYEIPYELKSPLEEGIEKMLKQSGLDLSLYPGITDKLEKDLAELLKKYSYEDKPKINFKYGDEGFSITADDVTIDVKLNKDNEGIFTKPSLDVNINTTKGTSHTEVPSKRYSIIKDSFWILIILVIILLLLLIYVLIKDKNERWHIYLWGRAPISKWKEECSKIKELVNKGNYFDSMKRYKQISTVYKKLPKYYKNFDSFGEIHNLLIDTYKTISLRFFKSEKMPESREGQWRLVFNEKIIKERLERLDSLLKQENLNQFVLEFASLLKQYKKYLDNSPKQGQFHSQMVKLGKVLDEKLLEEEKLRFNKINRLVDINRASEAHILLNKAPMGLFSILTIEDRKSIEEIIKESRKKLQNATLTKKHETK, via the coding sequence ATGAATAAAATAAGTAAAATTGGAATATTAGTATTTTTACTAGTCTCAATTATATTTACTTCAATATTTATTTTTGCAAACTCTGCACCAAATATTCATTATGCAGAACCTTCAACAGGAAATGTTTGGAGTAATTCAAAAAATCTTACAGATCAAACTTCTTATGCTCAAGATATACAAATTGCAATTGATAGTTCAGGAAATGTTCATGCGGTGTGGTCAGATACAGAATTAAACTCAGACACATCAAATACAGATGAAGTTCATTATTCTATGTATAATACAACTTCGAAAGCTTGGGAAAGAGATTCCTGGCCCTCAGTAGATATAAATTCTCCTTCATCAAATGCAAGTATTGCAGTAAACTCAACAGATTCACCATTTGTAGTTTGGATAGATTATAGGGACTCAGAAGCTCAAGGAAGAGTTTATTATAATATCTATGATGATGCTGCGCAAAATTGGACTAACAATTCTGTTTTAATGGATAATACTTCAGCAAGAGCATATTCGGTTGATGTTGCAATTGGATTTAATGATACTATCTTAGTCGTATGGGATGATGATAGAGATACAGATTTATCTGGAAATTATTTTGAAACTTATTATAGGCTATTTAATAATACAATGGAATGGGAAAATGAAACTAATTTAACTGTAGATGATGATTTAGATACAGGTATTCCAAAAGTTGTAGCAGGTTACGATGATATGTATTATATTGTTTACAATGATTTCGGAGATAATACCGCTTATGAAGTAGAACTTCGTACAATTAATGCAAGTAATAATTCTTATTCAGATATACCTCCTATAATAACCTCTCCAGATACTGCAAATTCTTTAAGAGCAGACTTAGCTGTTACAGTAGATAACACAGTTCATGTAGTCTGGGAAGATGCACGCGCAGGTGCTGAAGGAATCTATTATAGAACGTATAACCTTGAAACAGATACACTAGGTACAGAAACTTTCTTATCTGGAGGTTATGGTTCATCAGCCGTCAATCCTTCAATCTCTGCAAATGGAACTGATTTATTTGTTGTATGGAGATATACAAATGTTTCAACAAGAATGATTGCTTTAACAGAATATAAAAATAGTGCTTGGACAATACCTCAAAATATTTCAATAAATAGTGCAACTAATGCCGCAAAACCCGCAGTAGCTTCAGATAAAAATGGAAACGCTTATATTTTTGATTATGATGATTATCCTGGAATTTCAACAGATATACCAAATATATTCTTTTTTACTAAAACTAAATCAGAACTAGTAAATATTTCCAAAAGAAGTACAATTTCATTTAATATAACTGCAATAGACACAGACTCAGACGCAATTGACTACTTATGGTACTTTGATGATTATGGAAATGCAACTACAGATAACTTCACTTATATTTCAAATGGTTCAGATACAGGATGGCATAATATAACTGTTTATGTAAATTCTTCAAATCAATTAGCTACAACAGACTTTTGGAATTTAAGTATATATAATATTATTCCAACTTGTGCAGTCATTCCAACAACAAGTTGGGTACAAGACACTTCACAAACTTTGAATTTAAGTCTATATATTACAGATTTAGATGAAGATGCAATTAATTATACTTATACAGAAGTAGATAATATTGCAATTGCTACAGACAATGATACTGAGATTGCAACTCTTACACCAACAGCAGGATGGACAGGTTCAGTAGGAATAGTTTTCTCGGGGTGGGATGAAGAAAACGAAGGCGTAGATTGTAGTAATGCTACATTTACAGTAACTGCTTCAACACCAACATCCACTCCAGGTGGAGGTTCTTCTGGCGGTGGTGGTGGAGGATCTTCAACAATCTTATCTTGTACAAAACAATGGTCTTGTAGTCAATGGTCTGATTGTACAGAAAAAGGAATTCAAACAAGAACTTGTTCATGTTCTTGCTCAGATGGAAAATGCTTGGGGGATCATTCAGAATTCAAATTCTGCAGTTATTCCTATGAAATACCTTACGAATTAAAATCCCCTCTTGAAGAAGGTATTGAAAAAATGTTAAAACAATCAGGTTTAGATTTATCTTTATACCCTGGAATTACAGATAAACTAGAAAAAGATTTAGCAGAATTATTAAAAAAATATAGTTATGAAGATAAACCAAAAATAAACTTCAAATATGGCGATGAAGGTTTCTCAATTACTGCCGATGATGTAACTATAGATGTAAAATTAAATAAAGACAATGAAGGAATTTTCACAAAGCCTTCTTTAGACGTTAATATTAACACAACTAAAGGCACATCACACACAGAAGTTCCATCAAAAAGATATTCAATTATAAAGGATTCTTTCTGGATATTAATTATTTTAGTAATTATATTACTTTTATTATTAATATATGTTTTAATAAAAGATAAAAATGAAAGATGGCATATTTACTTATGGGGAAGAGCACCAATTTCCAAATGGAAAGAAGAGTGTTCAAAAATAAAAGAACTAGTTAATAAAGGAAATTATTTTGATTCAATGAAAAGATACAAACAAATTTCAACAGTTTATAAAAAACTTCCTAAATATTATAAGAATTTTGATTCATTCGGAGAAATACATAATCTTCTTATAGATACATATAAAACTATTTCATTAAGATTCTTTAAATCAGAAAAAATGCCTGAGTCAAGAGAAGGACAATGGCGTTTAGTATTTAACGAAAAAATTATAAAAGAAAGATTAGAAAGGTTGGACAGTTTATTAAAACAAGAAAACCTAAACCAATTTGTATTAGAATTCGCATCTTTATTAAAACAATACAAGAAATATTTAGATAATTCCCCGAAACAGGGCCAATTCCATAGCCAAATGGTTAAATTAGGCAAAGTTTTAGACGAAAAACTTTTAGAAGAGGAAAAACTAAGATTTAATAAGATTAATAGACTTGTCGATATAAATAGAGCGAGTGAAGCCCATATACTATTAAATAAGGCACCCATGGGTTTATTTAGCATTTTAACTATTGAGGATCGCAAATCTATAGAAGAGATAATCAAAGAGTCAAGAAAGAAGCTTCAAAATGCTACGCTAACAAAAAAACATGAAACTAAATAA